The stretch of DNA TCTCTATACTCTTTTCCGAAGATCTTATCGACTTCGTACCATGAAGCGAACTCATCTCCATGTAGAGGATAGGTTTTAAGTAATGGATGTCCTTCCCAGTCATCAGGCATGATGATACGTTTAAGGAATGGATGGTTGTTTACTTTGATACCGAACATATCGAACATTTCACGCTCTGCAAAGTTCGCAGATTTGAAAAGAGGTACAACGCTCTCAATCGCTTCACCTTTTTTAATACGACATACAACCCTTACTCTTTTGGCTTCATTGACATTCAGAAGCTGGTAAAAAAGCTCAAATTCTCCGTCTTTTGCCAAATAATCTACCGCTGATTGCTCAGAACATTGTGTGTATCCACATTCTTCTTTCAGTGTTTTAAGTACAGAAACATTATTGGTTGCATCGATGTGTACAATAAGCTGTCCGATCTCTATATATGACTCCTTCGCTTGATCACCTAACGCTTT from Sulfurovum xiamenensis encodes:
- a CDS encoding NADH-quinone oxidoreductase subunit C; protein product: MRKYVPKDNVQGKAYYTDRFWVAPRVPRSEVEDAHFAAVMKALGDQAKESYIEIGQLIVHIDATNNVSVLKTLKEECGYTQCSEQSAVDYLAKDGEFELFYQLLNVNEAKRVRVVCRIKKGEAIESVVPLFKSANFAEREMFDMFGIKVNNHPFLKRIIMPDDWEGHPLLKTYPLHGDEFASWYEVDKIFGKEYRDIIGPENRDPAKVDRHDTKRFSRVGYEVPFGADISEGEKEQAVEYSETFLVNYNKKSAKQLDERK